The following coding sequences are from one Paenibacillus sp. FSL R5-0912 window:
- a CDS encoding UbiD family decarboxylase has translation MGYGNLRQWIEQLRRDKDLAVIDAPVDPNLELAEIHRRVAAEEGPALLFTNVQGTPFPVATNLFGTVRRVNKAFGTRPEQLVKSMTAAMETMIPPSAAGLWREKGLLLDLIRAGTKNIPQGEAPVLGICRSSNPLQELPRITSWPKDGGPFITLPVVYTESITNPKDHNLGMYRVQIYDDSTTGIHWQIHKGGGFHHRQAELLGETIPVSVFIGGPPALIAAAVAPVSERLPELMLASLMQGGKLPMVQDPLGGHRIPSEAEFSIRGRVSPFERRPEGPYGSQSGYYSLQHDFPVMHVQRMWHRKDAIFPATITGKPRQEDYYLKDYLQRLLAPAYPLMMPSVKALWAYSESGSNALASAVMRESYPREGLASAFRILGEGQLSLTKFLLLTNEAVELTDFPKLLETVLERFNPASDLVIFANTSMDTLDYTGRKLNHGSKAVMMGTGNPVRELPRTYTEGHLPAITDAVPYCGGCLAVSGASYIEDPELPVRLAASFQEKGTAWPLIVLVDDAAEAVRTQTSFLWTVFSRFNPADDIYAETHVLRNAISYSLPIVIDARMKPGYPEELVPHEDTVELVNRNWNRYFPHF, from the coding sequence GTGGGATACGGTAATTTGCGACAATGGATCGAACAGCTCCGCAGGGACAAGGATCTTGCCGTGATTGATGCTCCGGTTGATCCGAATCTGGAGCTGGCCGAGATTCACCGCCGGGTAGCCGCTGAGGAAGGCCCGGCGCTGCTGTTTACAAATGTACAAGGAACGCCGTTCCCGGTTGCAACCAATCTGTTCGGTACTGTCCGCCGGGTGAATAAGGCCTTCGGGACCCGCCCGGAGCAGTTAGTGAAATCCATGACGGCAGCTATGGAGACGATGATTCCGCCATCAGCTGCCGGACTTTGGAGAGAAAAGGGCTTGCTGCTTGACCTGATCCGAGCAGGAACCAAAAATATACCGCAAGGTGAAGCACCGGTACTAGGCATCTGCCGCAGCAGTAATCCGCTACAGGAATTGCCCCGAATTACCAGCTGGCCTAAGGATGGAGGGCCGTTCATCACCCTTCCTGTGGTCTATACAGAGAGTATAACCAACCCCAAAGACCATAATCTCGGGATGTACCGGGTCCAGATTTATGATGACAGCACCACCGGCATTCATTGGCAAATCCATAAAGGAGGGGGCTTCCATCACCGTCAGGCTGAGCTGCTGGGGGAGACGATTCCGGTCTCTGTCTTTATCGGCGGGCCGCCTGCCCTGATTGCGGCCGCTGTTGCCCCGGTGTCAGAGCGCCTTCCGGAATTGATGCTGGCATCCCTTATGCAGGGCGGGAAGCTTCCTATGGTGCAGGACCCCCTAGGCGGTCACCGTATTCCATCAGAAGCCGAATTCTCCATCCGCGGGCGGGTGTCTCCGTTTGAGCGTAGACCGGAAGGCCCGTATGGCAGTCAATCCGGCTATTATTCGCTGCAGCATGATTTTCCCGTAATGCATGTGCAGCGGATGTGGCACCGCAAGGATGCGATTTTTCCGGCCACGATTACCGGCAAACCCCGACAGGAGGATTATTATCTGAAGGATTATCTGCAGCGGCTGCTGGCTCCGGCCTATCCGTTAATGATGCCTTCTGTAAAAGCACTGTGGGCGTACTCGGAATCCGGCTCGAACGCCTTGGCGTCTGCGGTGATGAGAGAGAGCTATCCGCGTGAGGGACTGGCTTCGGCCTTCCGTATCCTGGGGGAAGGCCAGCTCTCTTTAACGAAATTCCTGCTCCTGACGAATGAAGCGGTTGAGCTTACGGATTTCCCCAAACTGCTGGAAACCGTGCTTGAACGCTTTAATCCGGCATCAGATCTGGTGATCTTCGCTAACACCTCCATGGATACCCTTGACTATACCGGCCGCAAGCTGAATCATGGCAGTAAGGCTGTGATGATGGGCACCGGCAACCCGGTGCGTGAACTGCCCAGAACCTATACGGAGGGTCACCTTCCAGCAATCACCGACGCCGTGCCCTATTGCGGCGGATGTTTAGCCGTTTCCGGAGCATCCTATATAGAAGACCCTGAGCTTCCCGTCAGGCTGGCCGCTTCCTTCCAGGAGAAGGGCACAGCCTGGCCGCTGATTGTTCTGGTGGACGATGCTGCAGAAGCGGTGCGCACACAAACGTCCTTCCTGTGGACAGTGTTCAGCCGGTTTAATCCGGCGGATGATATTTATGCGGAGACCCATGTATTGCGTAACGCAATCAGCTATTCGCTGCCTATTGTAATAGATGCCCGGATGAAGCCGGGATACCCGGAGGAGCTGGTTCCTCATGAGGACACGGTTGAACTGGTGAACCGGAACTGGAACCGTTATTTCCCTCATTTTTAG
- a CDS encoding COX15/CtaA family protein: MTTLQLKWLSYITCLVMFLALLGGAVVTKTGSGLECGNEWPLCHGKLIPAYTVGSLIEYTHRLFSGLAGLMSLASMFAFWRYARKRRDLLTYALLTLIFVVVQGGMGALAVIKSQSAGVMALHMGFSLIAFASSLMLALGAGRIYLSGEENSTAEPKVSRGFRNLTWFTALYSYMVVYIGAYVSHTDSQGGCSGWPLCNGEWIPELSGGVGIVFIHRLAAALLFLLTAILGHLAFWKYKELTELRALGVAAVLLCLMQVFSGAAVVHTLYNERLYIFTALSHILLIAGLFGVLCYMSVRVWQLSGTGKKR; encoded by the coding sequence TTGACGACCCTTCAATTAAAATGGCTTAGCTATATAACCTGCCTCGTTATGTTTCTGGCGCTGCTCGGCGGAGCGGTGGTTACTAAGACGGGTTCGGGGCTGGAATGCGGTAATGAATGGCCGCTGTGTCACGGAAAGCTGATTCCGGCTTATACCGTAGGCTCCCTGATTGAATATACCCATCGTCTGTTCAGCGGACTTGCGGGCCTAATGTCACTGGCTTCCATGTTTGCATTCTGGCGTTATGCCCGTAAGCGCAGGGATCTGCTTACCTATGCCTTGTTAACCCTTATATTCGTAGTGGTGCAAGGCGGAATGGGAGCGCTTGCGGTAATCAAGTCGCAGTCTGCTGGAGTGATGGCTTTACATATGGGATTCTCGCTGATTGCGTTCGCCAGCTCCCTGATGCTTGCGCTTGGAGCAGGGCGGATCTACCTTTCGGGGGAAGAAAATAGCACTGCAGAACCGAAAGTAAGCAGGGGCTTCCGTAACTTAACCTGGTTTACTGCGTTATATTCTTATATGGTCGTGTATATTGGGGCTTATGTAAGCCATACCGATTCGCAGGGGGGCTGTTCAGGCTGGCCGCTGTGCAATGGGGAATGGATTCCGGAGCTGTCTGGCGGGGTGGGCATTGTATTCATACACCGGCTTGCAGCGGCGCTGCTGTTCCTGCTGACTGCTATTCTGGGACATCTGGCTTTCTGGAAATACAAAGAGCTGACGGAGCTGAGGGCTCTGGGTGTTGCCGCAGTACTGCTCTGCCTGATGCAGGTATTCAGTGGAGCTGCTGTGGTTCATACGCTGTATAATGAACGACTGTACATCTTTACCGCGTTGTCGCATATTTTGCTGATTGCCGGCTTGTTTGGGGTTCTATGTTATATGAGTGTCCGTGTCTGGCAGTTAAGCGGAACAGGCAAGAAACGATAA